GAGCGCAATCTGCGCGAGCGCATTGATCGCGCCGGCATGCAAGACAAGTTCGGTCGCATCCTGGTGCCGACCGAGGAAGTCGTTGAGTTGAAGAACGGCAAGAAGGCCGTGACCGAACGTCGCTTCTTCCCTGGCTACGTCTTGGTCGAGATGGTGATGGAAGACGACACCTGGCACTTGGTGAAGCACACCTCGAAGGTGACTGGCTTTGTCGGTGGCGCCAAGAATCGCCCGGCTCCGATTTCGGAAGCCGAGGTCATGAAGATCGTCAACCAGATGCAAGAAGGTGTGGACAAGCCGCGCCCGAAGGTGGAGTGGGTGGTTGGCGAGATCGTCCGTGTCAAGGAAGGTCCGTTCACCGACTTCAACGGCAGCATCGAGGAAGTCAACTACGACAAGTCGAAGCTGCGCGTGTCGGTCACGATCTTCGGTCGTGCGACGCCGGTGGAGCTTGACTTCGCCCAGGTCGAAAAGGTCTGATCTGCTGAGGGGCCATTTGGCGGCGTATGCCGCCTTTGGTCTTTCCGGACAGTGAAACACGAGTGTGAGAGCGCTCGGTGGCGCGAGTCACAAAGCTCTCCGTAACCAGTCCGCAACGAGAGGCGGACAAGAGGAGCAAGGGTAAGGACTCGCGTCCGAGCCCCTTGCGCTGGCACTCAGGTGATGCGGCGAGGCCGTTGCATCGCTTTCAGGAGAAAGTATGGCCAAGAAGATTATCGGCTTCATCAAGCTGCAAATCCCGGCTGGCAAGGCGAATCCGTCGCCTCCGGTCGGTCCCGCGCTGGGTCAGCGTGGTCTGAACATCATGGAATTCTGCAAGGCGTTCAACGCCCAAACGCAGAGCTATGAGCCGGGCCTCAAGTTGCCGGTCGTGATCACCGCCTTCGCGGACAAGAGCTTCACCTTCGTGATCAAGTCGCCTCCGGCGACCGTGCTGATCAAGAAGGCAGCGAAGAT
The Roseateles amylovorans genome window above contains:
- the nusG gene encoding transcription termination/antitermination protein NusG, which translates into the protein MSEDQNVVATESTAPAGLPKRWYVVHAYSGMEKAVERNLRERIDRAGMQDKFGRILVPTEEVVELKNGKKAVTERRFFPGYVLVEMVMEDDTWHLVKHTSKVTGFVGGAKNRPAPISEAEVMKIVNQMQEGVDKPRPKVEWVVGEIVRVKEGPFTDFNGSIEEVNYDKSKLRVSVTIFGRATPVELDFAQVEKV
- the rplK gene encoding 50S ribosomal protein L11 translates to MAKKIIGFIKLQIPAGKANPSPPVGPALGQRGLNIMEFCKAFNAQTQSYEPGLKLPVVITAFADKSFTFVIKSPPATVLIKKAAKIDKGSQRPHLDKVGKLTRAQLEEIAKTKQKDLTAADMDAAVRTIAGSARSMGIIVEGV